One part of the Dioscorea cayenensis subsp. rotundata cultivar TDr96_F1 chromosome 2, TDr96_F1_v2_PseudoChromosome.rev07_lg8_w22 25.fasta, whole genome shotgun sequence genome encodes these proteins:
- the LOC120274862 gene encoding late histone H2B.L4-like yields MAPRRKVLGTVVKTTKKVVEKTLKVSVLHSQDTQEEDEEEDEVEEVNLAQNEQEQDHEKDKQEEKNKNKMEKKKKKRRRRRRIESGGEGGYKRYVFRVLKQVHPGMGVSSRAMEVLDGLMSDMFERIAEEAARLSKYTGKATLSSREIHGAVRLVLPGELGKHAVAEGTKAVTKYMSAGD; encoded by the coding sequence ATGGCTCCAAGACGCAAGGTTTTAGGCACTGTGGTGAAGACCACCAAGAAGGTGGTAGAAAAGACCCTCAAAGTCTCAGTCCTTCACTCCCAAGATactcaagaagaagatgaagaagaagatgaagtagaAGAAGTTAATCTTGCTCAAAATGAACAAGAACAAGACCATGAGAAAGAcaaacaagaagagaagaacaaaaacaagatggagaagaagaagaagaagaggaggagaaggagaaggattgAGAGTGGAGGAGAAGGAGGGTACAAGAGGTATGTGTTTAGAGTACTGAAACAAGTGCATCCAGGAATGGGGGTATCCTCCCGGGCAATGGAGGTCCTTGATGGGCTTATGTCTGACATGTTTGAGAGGATTGCCGAGGAGGCAGCTAGGCTGTCAAAGTACACCGGTAAGGCCACCTTGTCCTCCAGAGAGATACATGGGGCCGTCCGGCTAGTGTTGCCCGGTGAGCTCGGAAAGCATGCTGTGGCTGAAGGGACTAAGGCTGTGACAAAGTACATGAGTGCTGGAGATTAG